The following are encoded together in the Salmonella enterica subsp. enterica serovar Choleraesuis genome:
- a CDS encoding DeoR family transcriptional regulator: MYLVDERRKLILEDIISAGTVYVSDLARKYEVTYETIRKDLTYLEQKGLLIKSHGGATLKQGAIEHPFQVREKENGSFKKAIARKALEFIPPNSSMIIGTGSTTYELANLLCMKSGFKIFTDSLPVASVLIESDNQVFLFGGELRRKSSSVFGGWAVSMISDIHVDLCMIGTDGFSNLAGPTTPSSSDAFLDRTIIAHSEKKYILGDYTKFQRSSLFKICDWSEITALITNDIADKNGIEEVAKQTTVVTC, encoded by the coding sequence ATGTACCTGGTTGATGAGAGGAGAAAACTGATCCTCGAAGACATAATTTCGGCGGGAACCGTGTACGTCAGCGACCTGGCCCGCAAGTATGAAGTGACTTATGAAACTATCAGAAAGGATTTAACCTATCTGGAACAAAAAGGCTTGCTGATAAAAAGTCATGGTGGCGCCACGCTTAAGCAGGGAGCGATTGAGCACCCTTTCCAGGTGCGTGAGAAAGAGAATGGTTCGTTTAAAAAAGCCATTGCTCGCAAAGCACTGGAGTTTATTCCCCCCAACAGCTCCATGATTATCGGTACCGGCAGCACGACCTATGAACTGGCAAATTTGCTGTGCATGAAGTCTGGCTTTAAAATTTTTACCGACTCACTGCCGGTGGCAAGCGTACTTATCGAATCGGATAATCAGGTTTTTCTGTTTGGCGGTGAGTTAAGACGCAAAAGCTCCTCGGTGTTTGGCGGCTGGGCGGTTTCTATGATTAGCGATATTCATGTCGATTTATGCATGATCGGCACCGATGGTTTTAGCAATCTGGCCGGCCCAACCACGCCATCTTCATCCGATGCGTTTCTCGATCGAACGATTATCGCCCACTCAGAAAAGAAATATATTCTTGGGGATTATACGAAGTTTCAGCGTAGCAGCCTGTTTAAGATTTGCGACTGGTCAGAGATTACTGCGCTGATTACCAATGATATTGCTGATAAAAATGGTATCGAGGAAGTCGCTAAGCAGACAACAGTAGTTACCTGCTAA
- a CDS encoding ribose-5-phosphate isomerase: MKTNIAIACDDVGFERKEEIKKYLSEHKNARIVYDPVQTREQGVNNFARLADEMAEVIQRDECRLGIYICGTGIGFTCQVNKHWGIRAVAVTNPYSAKRARLSNNAQIIGLGCRVNDLEYTKMIVDAWYDNPFDFPTARENSKKNLLEAERSDNALLVKPAYVRWNMGFRPDDVQSEG, translated from the coding sequence ATGAAAACAAATATTGCAATCGCATGTGATGATGTAGGTTTTGAGCGCAAGGAGGAGATCAAAAAGTATTTATCAGAACATAAAAATGCCCGGATTGTGTATGACCCGGTTCAGACCAGAGAACAAGGGGTTAATAACTTCGCCCGCCTGGCGGATGAAATGGCTGAGGTTATTCAAAGGGATGAGTGCCGTCTGGGAATTTATATCTGCGGCACCGGGATCGGTTTTACCTGCCAGGTTAATAAGCATTGGGGTATCCGGGCTGTCGCGGTCACCAATCCCTATTCCGCTAAGCGGGCAAGGCTCAGCAATAACGCTCAGATTATTGGGCTCGGATGCCGGGTTAACGATCTGGAATACACCAAGATGATCGTCGATGCCTGGTACGATAATCCTTTTGACTTTCCAACCGCTCGCGAAAACTCGAAAAAGAACTTACTGGAAGCAGAGCGTAGCGATAACGCTCTGTTGGTCAAACCGGCATACGTTCGCTGGAATATGGGATTCCGGCCGGACGATGTGCAATCAGAGGGCTAA